One Chordicoccus furentiruminis DNA window includes the following coding sequences:
- a CDS encoding YesL family protein, translating into MNRFFQPDSGVMRFFGHVADTLLLNLLWICFSLPVVTLGASTCALYRVTLAMARDENVHIPGDFVKAFKENLRGGTVIGLIMTAAGAALAADGFILYRLRFTNALCTIGFAVFLFLTAVYLVVLVYVFPLQAAFRNTPLRMIRNAFLIGIRYLFCTLLIIGIHAAVVCTAVWLFTPILFLGEGLCAFLSSILLKTVFGALASPASEEGGAE; encoded by the coding sequence ATGAATCGGTTTTTTCAGCCTGACAGCGGTGTGATGCGGTTTTTCGGCCACGTGGCGGACACGCTTCTTCTGAATCTTCTCTGGATTTGCTTCTCGCTTCCTGTCGTGACACTGGGAGCCTCCACTTGTGCGCTCTACCGGGTCACGCTGGCGATGGCGCGGGATGAAAACGTCCATATTCCGGGAGATTTTGTCAAAGCGTTTAAGGAGAATCTGCGCGGCGGAACCGTGATCGGCCTGATCATGACGGCTGCCGGAGCGGCGCTGGCGGCGGACGGGTTCATTCTGTACCGCCTCCGTTTCACGAACGCGCTCTGCACGATCGGCTTTGCCGTCTTCCTCTTCCTGACGGCTGTCTATCTTGTTGTGCTTGTGTATGTCTTTCCGCTGCAGGCGGCCTTCCGGAACACGCCGCTTCGTATGATCCGGAACGCTTTCCTGATCGGGATCCGCTATCTCTTCTGTACCCTGCTCATCATCGGGATCCATGCCGCCGTCGTATGCACGGCCGTCTGGCTGTTTACCCCGATTCTCTTTCTGGGAGAAGGCCTCTGCGCGTTTCTTTCCTCTATTCTTCTCAAGACAGTGTTCGGAGCGCTGGCGTCTCCCGCTTCCGAAGAGGGCGGCGCGGAATGA
- a CDS encoding extracellular solute-binding protein, with protein sequence MKKRLLAGILTAVLCSTTLSGCGSTLFGYKVNRAATASAESVRLPLKTKQTITGLTSYPSGTESDPNKRVIFERLEKKTTVHVDWKSIASDQWGDKISLQMVNFSTLPDFIFSAGFSDSDLLKYGEQELILPLEDYIDKYMPNLKKVFDEYPEYRKMSTDTKGHIWALPWIEQLGENKTAIQTIGNMSFINKKWLDYLKLDMPETTDELEDVLKSFKDHEADLKEKFQIDGSVIPLSCIVNDQDPALIINGFGEGYGDNDSGRHIAVTDDRKVICTAVQDGYREGITWLHQLYSEGLIDKECFTQDWSTYVSKGKSGRYGVCFTWDVANIDNLKDWVPLPPLKADTLSITPQNGSFTSGFDRGRCVVTSMAKNPALVCSWLDQMYDPLQSPQNNWGTYGEKNKFNIFRMSKNKNGEPMLKHEKLGDASPVEVREAQCVGGPLAVLNEYYGKYVTCPDDAQYRLDWIKDTYTDQMHGKYVYPNVFMDREDTEELSNLQADIQKEINARKSDWIMNGLDDSKWNAYIKKLDAYGMDKYLGIFQKYLDAYYADSSS encoded by the coding sequence ATGAAAAAGCGTTTACTCGCCGGCATCCTGACGGCCGTACTGTGTTCAACGACCCTGAGCGGCTGCGGCTCCACATTATTCGGATACAAGGTCAATCGGGCGGCTACCGCCAGCGCCGAGAGCGTCCGTCTTCCTCTGAAGACGAAGCAGACCATCACAGGACTCACAAGCTACCCGAGCGGGACCGAGTCCGACCCCAACAAGCGGGTCATCTTCGAACGCCTCGAGAAAAAGACCACCGTGCATGTGGACTGGAAGTCGATCGCGTCCGACCAGTGGGGCGACAAAATCTCCCTTCAGATGGTCAATTTCTCAACTCTCCCGGATTTCATCTTTTCCGCCGGCTTCAGCGACAGCGACCTTCTGAAATACGGAGAGCAGGAGCTGATTCTTCCTCTTGAGGATTACATCGACAAATACATGCCGAACCTGAAGAAAGTCTTCGATGAATATCCGGAATACAGAAAGATGAGCACGGATACCAAAGGTCATATCTGGGCGCTTCCCTGGATTGAGCAGCTCGGTGAGAACAAGACCGCCATCCAGACAATCGGGAATATGAGTTTCATCAATAAGAAATGGCTTGATTATCTGAAACTCGACATGCCGGAAACAACCGATGAACTGGAGGATGTTCTCAAGTCCTTCAAGGACCATGAAGCGGATCTGAAGGAAAAATTTCAGATAGACGGCTCCGTCATCCCCCTGTCCTGCATCGTCAATGACCAGGACCCGGCGCTCATCATCAATGGCTTCGGCGAGGGCTACGGCGACAACGACTCAGGCCGGCACATCGCCGTGACGGATGACCGGAAGGTCATCTGCACGGCCGTTCAGGACGGCTACCGAGAGGGCATCACCTGGCTGCATCAGCTCTACAGCGAAGGCCTGATCGACAAGGAATGCTTCACGCAGGACTGGTCCACCTATGTCTCCAAGGGAAAATCCGGCCGCTACGGCGTCTGCTTCACCTGGGACGTCGCCAACATCGACAACCTGAAGGACTGGGTTCCGCTTCCGCCTCTCAAGGCCGACACGCTCAGCATCACGCCGCAGAACGGATCGTTCACGAGCGGGTTCGACCGGGGACGCTGCGTCGTGACCTCGATGGCGAAGAATCCGGCACTCGTCTGCTCATGGCTCGACCAGATGTATGACCCGCTTCAGTCCCCCCAGAACAACTGGGGCACGTACGGCGAGAAGAACAAATTCAACATCTTCCGGATGTCAAAGAACAAGAACGGCGAGCCGATGCTGAAACATGAGAAGCTCGGAGACGCTTCCCCGGTTGAGGTCCGTGAAGCGCAGTGCGTTGGAGGCCCTCTCGCCGTGCTGAACGAATACTATGGAAAATATGTAACCTGCCCGGATGACGCCCAGTACCGCCTTGACTGGATCAAAGACACCTACACCGATCAGATGCACGGGAAGTACGTCTATCCGAACGTATTCATGGACAGAGAAGATACCGAAGAATTATCAAATCTGCAGGCGGATATCCAGAAGGAGATCAACGCCAGAAAATCCGACTGGATCATGAACGGACTGGACGATTCCAAGTGGAATGCCTATATCAAAAAGCTCGATGCCTACGGCATGGATAAATATCTGGGCATCTTCCAGAAATATCTGGACGCCTACTATGCTGACAGCAGCAGCTGA
- a CDS encoding carbohydrate ABC transporter permease — protein sequence MKAKQKFSSMGASDKTITVVGNVFLAVFVVAVIIPLLYIVVASFIDPVVLQNHGITFDFSKWTLTAYQRVIKNQQIWIGFGNAVLYSTVFTAISVFVTLLCAYPMSRTDFRGRKVFNVIFIITMFFNGGLIPTYLLISDLGMLDSMWALILPGAFSVWNMIIARTYYQGVPKELREAASVDGADEVTYFFKVLMPVCKPVIAVLVLWQFVGMWNSYFDALIYISSDVKQPLQLVLRAILIQNQPQPGMIADMQSTAARAQLGELLKYATIIISSVPLLVMFPFFQKHFDAGIMVGSVKG from the coding sequence ATGAAAGCAAAGCAGAAATTCTCCTCAATGGGCGCATCGGACAAAACCATCACGGTTGTCGGCAATGTCTTTCTCGCCGTCTTCGTCGTCGCCGTCATCATTCCTCTTCTTTACATCGTAGTGGCGTCCTTCATCGATCCGGTCGTTCTTCAGAATCACGGCATCACGTTTGACTTCAGTAAATGGACGCTGACCGCCTATCAGAGGGTTATCAAAAACCAGCAGATCTGGATCGGGTTCGGAAATGCCGTCCTGTATTCCACTGTCTTCACGGCGATCTCCGTCTTCGTGACGCTGCTATGCGCCTACCCGATGTCAAGAACGGACTTCCGGGGACGGAAGGTCTTCAACGTGATCTTCATCATCACGATGTTCTTTAACGGCGGCCTGATCCCCACCTACCTGCTGATCAGCGATCTCGGCATGCTGGATTCCATGTGGGCTCTGATCCTCCCCGGTGCCTTCAGCGTCTGGAACATGATCATCGCCCGCACCTATTATCAGGGCGTTCCGAAGGAGCTCCGGGAAGCGGCCTCCGTGGACGGCGCCGATGAAGTCACCTACTTCTTCAAGGTGCTGATGCCCGTCTGCAAGCCGGTAATCGCGGTCCTGGTGCTCTGGCAGTTCGTCGGGATGTGGAACAGCTACTTTGACGCTCTGATCTACATCAGCTCGGACGTGAAGCAGCCGCTGCAGCTGGTACTCCGGGCGATCCTGATTCAGAATCAGCCGCAGCCCGGCATGATTGCGGATATGCAGAGTACGGCGGCCAGAGCCCAGCTCGGAGAGCTTCTGAAATACGCGACGATCATCATTTCGTCCGTTCCGCTGCTCGTGATGTTCCCGTTCTTCCAGAAGCATTTCGATGCGGGCATCATGGTCGGTTCGGTGAAAGGATAA
- a CDS encoding LacI family DNA-binding transcriptional regulator, translating into MANRVTIQDIADELGLSRNTVSKAINNTGVLADATRQKVLAKAIEMGYKQFTYMDISSLEPERHSGEGGEIALLTASFLDHSHFASSMLDRFQSEISQLGYSMSIHNVCAADLQERKLPASFHEDTTVGIVCVEVFDPDYCRMLSGLGLPLLFIDAPVMTDGEQLNADILLMDNTAGILSFIKEMKRRNRLRIGFIGDVMHCTSFFERYMAFRNGMFYNQLPIDEAFCLTDNSDRLGFGHNRDYILYRLNKMKTLPDVFICANDFVAVDLLQVLESVHVSVPERIQVLGFDDSPESRIVTPKLSTIHIHSQVVGFSAVQLLVSRIREPELDYRRVYVETNLILRASTGDPAET; encoded by the coding sequence ATGGCGAATCGGGTCACAATTCAGGATATTGCCGACGAGCTCGGCCTTTCCCGCAATACGGTTTCAAAGGCAATCAACAATACAGGCGTTCTGGCGGACGCAACCAGACAGAAGGTCCTCGCGAAAGCGATCGAGATGGGATACAAACAGTTCACCTATATGGATATTTCGTCGCTGGAGCCGGAACGGCACAGCGGGGAAGGCGGCGAGATCGCGCTGCTGACGGCGTCGTTCCTCGATCATTCGCATTTTGCCTCTTCGATGCTGGACCGCTTCCAGTCGGAAATCAGTCAGCTCGGTTACAGCATGAGCATTCACAATGTCTGCGCCGCCGACCTTCAGGAACGAAAGCTTCCCGCGTCTTTTCATGAGGACACGACGGTTGGGATCGTCTGTGTAGAGGTCTTCGATCCGGACTACTGCCGGATGCTTTCCGGACTCGGGCTCCCGCTTCTGTTCATCGACGCGCCCGTGATGACGGACGGCGAGCAGCTGAACGCCGATATCCTGCTGATGGATAATACGGCTGGGATCCTTTCCTTTATTAAGGAAATGAAACGGAGAAACAGGCTCAGGATCGGTTTTATCGGTGATGTCATGCACTGTACGTCCTTCTTCGAGCGGTATATGGCGTTCCGTAACGGCATGTTCTACAATCAGCTGCCGATCGACGAGGCGTTCTGCCTCACGGACAACTCGGACCGCCTCGGATTCGGGCACAACCGGGATTACATTCTGTACCGTCTGAACAAGATGAAGACACTGCCGGACGTCTTCATCTGCGCGAACGATTTCGTCGCCGTCGATCTGCTTCAGGTCCTCGAGTCGGTTCATGTCAGCGTTCCGGAGCGGATTCAGGTGCTCGGCTTCGACGATTCCCCGGAATCCCGGATCGTCACGCCGAAGCTTTCCACGATTCATATTCACAGCCAGGTGGTTGGATTCTCGGCTGTGCAGCTTCTGGTTTCCCGGATCAGGGAACCGGAGCTCGACTACCGGAGAGTTTATGTGGAGACGAATCTGATCCTGAGAGCGTCCACCGGAGATCCGGCGGAGACGTGA
- a CDS encoding ABC transporter permease, which produces MADNVQSVAAVPKHKESFGHYFRKHWQLYLIFLLPALLLTLIFKYIPMGGILIAFQDFNPIKGIVGSHWVGFRNFTRFLTSPDFMTYLANTLKLSVYGLLWGFPVPIILALLLNRIQNKKLKSGVQMILYMPNFISVIVLCGMVRILLSVTGPVNLAFHTSINFMTMPEAFRSIYIISGIWQGAGWASIMYTASLSNASQELREAAVIDGANIWQQIKAVDWPAIKDMVVIQFILQAGNIMSIGFEKAYALQTDLNLPSSEIIATYVYKKGLLDGDYSFSTAVGLFNTVINVILLIAVNKIVARMNEGQGI; this is translated from the coding sequence ATGGCGGATAACGTACAATCAGTCGCGGCCGTTCCGAAGCATAAGGAAAGCTTCGGACACTATTTCAGAAAGCACTGGCAGCTGTACCTGATTTTTCTGCTCCCTGCGCTGCTGCTGACGCTGATCTTCAAATACATCCCGATGGGAGGCATCCTGATCGCGTTTCAGGATTTCAACCCGATCAAGGGCATCGTCGGGAGTCACTGGGTCGGCTTCCGGAACTTCACGCGGTTCCTGACCTCCCCGGATTTCATGACTTATCTTGCCAACACGCTGAAGCTGAGTGTCTACGGCCTTCTCTGGGGCTTCCCCGTTCCGATTATTCTTGCGCTGCTTCTCAACCGGATTCAGAACAAAAAGCTCAAGAGCGGCGTCCAGATGATCCTCTACATGCCGAACTTCATCTCCGTAATCGTCCTCTGCGGTATGGTCCGGATCCTTCTTTCGGTGACGGGACCTGTCAATCTGGCCTTTCATACAAGCATCAATTTCATGACGATGCCAGAGGCCTTCCGAAGCATCTACATCATCAGCGGCATCTGGCAGGGCGCCGGCTGGGCCTCCATCATGTACACTGCCTCGCTGTCCAACGCCAGCCAGGAGCTTCGTGAAGCGGCCGTCATCGACGGCGCGAACATCTGGCAGCAGATCAAGGCGGTTGACTGGCCGGCCATCAAGGACATGGTCGTGATCCAGTTCATCCTTCAGGCCGGCAACATCATGAGCATCGGATTCGAGAAGGCTTACGCGCTCCAGACGGACCTGAACCTTCCCTCCTCGGAAATCATCGCGACCTACGTATATAAGAAGGGTCTTCTCGACGGCGATTACAGCTTTTCCACGGCGGTCGGGCTCTTCAACACCGTCATCAATGTCATCCTTCTGATCGCGGTCAACAAGATCGTCGCCAGAATGAATGAAGGTCAGGGAATTTAA
- a CDS encoding DNA polymerase Y family protein, whose translation MDERILFHVDVNSAFLSWTAVRRLRDNPGSVDLRQIPAAVCGDVETRHGVILAKSIPAKAFGVQTGEAVMTALRKCPRLLLVPSEFPTYRDASRRLMAMLREVSPYLEQLSIDEAFLDVTHRTGRNGAPALAEELKNRIRETLGFTVNVGISTNRLLAKTASDFTKPDRVHVLWPEEVPARLWPLPIGDLFGCGRATAEKLRSIGIATIGDAAHTPSGVLTALLGPRGGAHLLESAWGRSSDRLVCDPEDAKGYSREETTPVDIDADNFEAAAVPLIRTLSESVAGRLRRDGVYASTIGFSVKTDAFQRRSRQTTLKDSTNSGAAISGTVLRLARDFLTGPDGLFAKGVRVRLIGVSATRLDHGEYRQLNLFDYGRSLEAERKQQAFRKKEAALDAMLENVRKKYGSDIVRRGAGQDRESQTNAGNPGTNS comes from the coding sequence ATGGACGAACGAATTCTTTTTCATGTCGACGTCAACTCCGCGTTTCTTTCCTGGACCGCGGTCAGGCGGCTGCGTGACAACCCGGGATCCGTCGATCTCCGACAGATCCCGGCCGCCGTCTGCGGCGATGTCGAGACGCGCCACGGCGTCATTCTCGCCAAATCCATCCCGGCGAAGGCCTTTGGCGTGCAGACCGGCGAGGCGGTCATGACCGCGCTCAGGAAATGCCCCCGCCTGCTTCTGGTGCCTTCTGAATTTCCCACCTACCGGGACGCGTCCCGCCGCCTGATGGCGATGCTGAGAGAAGTTTCGCCGTATCTGGAGCAGCTCTCCATCGATGAAGCGTTCCTCGACGTGACGCATCGGACGGGACGGAACGGCGCGCCCGCGCTGGCGGAGGAGCTGAAGAACCGGATCCGTGAAACGCTGGGTTTCACAGTCAACGTGGGGATCTCCACCAACCGCCTGCTGGCAAAAACAGCCAGCGACTTCACCAAGCCGGACCGGGTCCATGTGCTATGGCCGGAGGAGGTGCCCGCCCGTCTCTGGCCGCTGCCCATCGGCGACCTCTTCGGCTGCGGCCGGGCCACCGCGGAGAAGCTGCGCTCCATCGGCATCGCGACGATCGGAGACGCCGCCCATACGCCGTCCGGCGTCCTGACCGCGCTGCTCGGTCCCAGGGGCGGTGCGCACCTCCTCGAGAGCGCCTGGGGACGGAGTTCCGACCGGCTCGTCTGCGACCCGGAGGACGCCAAGGGCTACTCGCGTGAGGAAACCACGCCGGTCGATATCGATGCGGACAATTTCGAAGCCGCGGCCGTACCGCTGATCCGCACGCTCTCGGAAAGCGTCGCCGGACGCCTCAGGCGGGACGGCGTCTACGCATCAACCATCGGCTTCTCTGTCAAGACCGACGCCTTCCAGCGCCGCTCTCGTCAGACCACGCTCAAAGACTCCACGAACAGCGGAGCGGCGATCTCCGGGACGGTGCTCCGCCTCGCCCGGGACTTTCTGACAGGTCCCGACGGGCTCTTCGCCAAAGGCGTCCGGGTGCGTCTGATCGGCGTCTCCGCGACCCGTCTGGATCACGGCGAATACCGCCAGCTGAATCTCTTCGACTACGGGCGTTCGCTGGAAGCGGAACGGAAGCAGCAGGCCTTCCGGAAAAAAGAAGCCGCCCTCGACGCCATGCTGGAGAACGTCCGGAAAAAGTACGGATCGGATATTGTGCGCAGGGGCGCGGGGCAGGACAGGGAGTCACAGACGAACGCCGGCAATCCCGGCACTAATTCATGA
- a CDS encoding glycoside hydrolase family 32 protein translates to MTDLLKKARDYEAKAAAQIEPEERPAFHLTPYVGWMNDPNGFSRYGGKYHLFYQYNPYDTSWGPMHWGHAVSADLLHWDYLPCALACDEPYDRFGAFSGSALELDDGRHLLMYTGVKEIPVPGKKEPDIRQTQCVAVGDGLNYRKYAGNPVISETDLPAGSSPVDFRDPKILRTADGTYLCFAGCRAADGSGDILVFESPDALHWNFRNILFRSRNRIGKMWECPDVFTLDGKTVLLSSPQDIRADQLEGLSGNCALAVVGDMDPDSGRLREEWVQPMDYGIDFYASQSVLTEDGRRVMIGWMQNWDACAERGKDQKWFGQMSVPRELRIKNGRILQSPIRELASHRTNPEAWRGELDGDRQTTPFFRGRTADLEMTIRPGGTGGFRRFEMRFAQDETGSVYSSLVYRPEEGLLTVSRQHSGTCRALLHERSCHVFSPDGALKLRVILDRFSAEIFVNDGVQTMSMALYTGQSADRIGFHSDGRGTLDIRKYDLV, encoded by the coding sequence ATGACAGACCTGTTGAAAAAAGCGAGAGACTACGAAGCGAAGGCAGCCGCGCAAATCGAACCGGAGGAACGGCCGGCTTTCCACCTGACGCCTTACGTCGGATGGATGAACGACCCGAACGGGTTCAGCCGCTATGGCGGGAAATATCATCTGTTTTACCAGTACAACCCCTATGACACCAGCTGGGGGCCCATGCACTGGGGACACGCGGTGAGCGCGGATCTGCTTCACTGGGATTATCTTCCCTGCGCCCTCGCCTGCGACGAACCCTACGACCGGTTCGGCGCTTTCTCGGGAAGCGCGCTGGAGCTGGACGACGGGCGGCATCTGCTGATGTATACAGGCGTGAAGGAGATTCCGGTTCCCGGAAAAAAGGAGCCTGATATCCGCCAGACCCAGTGCGTCGCCGTCGGCGACGGGCTGAATTACCGGAAGTATGCCGGCAATCCCGTCATCAGCGAGACAGACCTTCCGGCCGGATCAAGTCCGGTGGATTTCAGAGATCCGAAGATCCTCCGGACAGCGGACGGCACGTATCTGTGCTTCGCAGGATGCCGGGCGGCGGACGGCAGCGGAGATATTCTGGTCTTCGAGAGTCCGGATGCGCTTCACTGGAATTTCCGGAATATACTGTTCCGCAGCCGGAACCGGATCGGAAAGATGTGGGAATGCCCGGATGTGTTCACACTGGACGGCAAAACGGTTCTGCTTTCCAGCCCCCAGGATATCCGGGCCGACCAGCTGGAAGGCTTAAGCGGCAACTGCGCGCTGGCCGTCGTCGGGGACATGGATCCCGACTCCGGCCGTCTCCGCGAGGAGTGGGTTCAGCCAATGGATTACGGCATCGATTTTTACGCTTCTCAGAGCGTTCTGACGGAAGACGGCCGACGCGTCATGATCGGATGGATGCAGAACTGGGATGCCTGCGCCGAACGGGGAAAGGATCAGAAGTGGTTCGGACAGATGTCGGTTCCGCGTGAGCTCCGCATCAAAAACGGCCGGATCCTTCAGTCACCCATCCGTGAACTCGCATCTCACCGGACGAATCCGGAAGCATGGAGAGGCGAACTGGACGGGGACCGTCAGACGACGCCGTTTTTCAGAGGCCGCACGGCGGATCTCGAGATGACCATCCGTCCGGGCGGCACCGGCGGATTCCGCCGGTTTGAGATGCGCTTCGCGCAGGACGAGACGGGATCCGTCTACAGCTCGCTGGTATATCGTCCGGAGGAAGGCCTTCTGACCGTCAGCCGCCAGCACTCCGGCACTTGCCGGGCGCTCCTCCACGAACGTTCCTGCCATGTCTTCTCTCCCGACGGCGCGCTGAAGCTCCGCGTGATTCTCGACCGGTTCAGCGCGGAGATCTTTGTCAACGACGGCGTGCAGACCATGAGCATGGCCCTGTACACCGGGCAGTCGGCCGACCGGATCGGGTTTCATTCTGACGGCCGTGGCACGCTGGACATCAGAAAGTACGATCTGGTCTGA
- a CDS encoding HAD-IC family P-type ATPase, with protein MRRWNPFRLGIRKTEETPALPAPQEEEVDLIELPGFPEDGGAETDEASVTKERQAEQPAESAPEPVTHPEALLPSGEEVPEEEEIAPDETAEAGSRPKTRPETRPLLTGEQKARLMRPVTAWRKRRAAKKQARLQELERIERDSSSPIDAERGLTDAQAEARVRLGKVNRVEKKGVRSTGQIIFSHTVTYFNFLNIFLGVLVFLTGQYKNMLFLGVIICNSLIGIVQELRVRDLILKLSVISASKAKVRRNGSVEELPIEEIVTDDIVEITSGDQIVTDGSLMAGDGIEINESMLTGESKPVRKKTGDSLLSGSFVVSGSGTMKVEKVGRECYAQQIVEKSHHRRRASSEMQITIGRIIKVISIAIIPVGLLLFRSQHAAAVRAAAGGLHDAHWIFARSIVRTVAGVIGMIPEGLVLLTSVSFIIGVGRLAMKRALVQEMEAIESLARVNILCTDKTGTITTGKLRMARLISVGGIPADEIRAVAAHMNGAFSDTNDTQEALDAYFGRKTDWTVTASVPFSSERKYKSVTFEGRGTYLMGAPEYLVPDRKDVLRYIDRFQSEGYRVLALARRSGDGPAVPQALCVISDVVKPDAKEVFDYFAKAGVEVKVLSGDNPVTVSAVAVKAGVRGASRYLDASTLPDDPDKLAEAIRGYQIFGRVRPEQKQAFVKAWQKEGNTVAMVGDGVNDVLALKDADCGIAMAHGSEAAKQAAHIVLLDSDFSTMKDIVAEGKTIICNIERVSALYLTKTIYACLLSMIFAILTRAYPWTTLQMGLINVCGIGMPSFLLTLEQHEGWKAEGFLPHVLKTCVPAALTMVFSILMVLCLGTALNWSDELISLFYLMAGGFVALLVVGQVSWPFNWYRRGVFGISVGAFVLGLIIFPGFYDISALWSSPWVMLIFPMAFVIVLVITQLSRLTKKLMQKRFRPRKEHLAG; from the coding sequence ATGCGCAGGTGGAATCCATTCAGACTCGGAATCAGAAAGACAGAGGAAACGCCGGCGCTGCCGGCCCCGCAGGAAGAAGAGGTGGATCTGATCGAACTCCCCGGCTTCCCAGAGGACGGCGGAGCGGAGACGGACGAGGCCTCCGTGACAAAGGAAAGACAGGCGGAGCAGCCGGCCGAAAGCGCGCCGGAACCCGTGACGCATCCGGAGGCGCTCCTGCCGTCCGGAGAAGAGGTCCCGGAAGAGGAAGAAATCGCTCCGGACGAAACAGCCGAAGCCGGCTCTCGCCCGAAAACCCGCCCCGAGACCCGGCCGCTGCTCACCGGAGAGCAGAAGGCCCGCCTGATGCGGCCGGTTACCGCGTGGCGTAAGCGCCGGGCGGCGAAAAAGCAGGCCCGGCTTCAGGAGCTCGAACGGATTGAGCGGGATTCCTCCTCTCCGATCGACGCGGAACGGGGCCTCACGGACGCACAGGCGGAGGCCCGGGTCCGCCTCGGCAAGGTCAACCGGGTTGAGAAGAAGGGCGTCCGCTCGACAGGTCAGATCATCTTCTCCCACACCGTCACCTACTTCAACTTCCTCAACATCTTTCTCGGTGTGCTGGTGTTCCTGACCGGTCAGTACAAGAACATGCTCTTCCTCGGCGTGATCATCTGCAACTCACTGATCGGCATCGTGCAGGAGCTGCGCGTGCGGGACCTGATCCTGAAGCTCTCGGTGATCTCCGCGTCGAAGGCAAAGGTGCGAAGGAACGGCTCCGTGGAAGAGCTTCCGATCGAAGAGATCGTCACGGACGACATCGTCGAGATCACAAGTGGAGATCAGATCGTGACGGACGGTTCTCTGATGGCGGGCGACGGAATCGAGATCAACGAATCGATGCTGACCGGCGAGTCGAAGCCGGTCCGGAAAAAGACCGGCGACAGCCTGCTGTCCGGGAGCTTCGTCGTATCCGGAAGCGGAACAATGAAGGTGGAGAAAGTCGGACGGGAGTGCTACGCGCAGCAGATCGTGGAGAAATCCCACCACCGCCGCCGTGCCTCCTCCGAGATGCAGATCACGATCGGACGGATCATCAAGGTCATCTCCATCGCCATCATCCCGGTCGGACTCCTGCTCTTCCGGAGCCAGCATGCGGCCGCAGTCCGCGCGGCCGCCGGCGGTCTCCATGACGCGCACTGGATTTTCGCCCGTTCCATCGTCCGGACGGTGGCCGGCGTCATCGGCATGATCCCGGAAGGGCTCGTGCTGCTGACCTCCGTCTCGTTCATCATCGGCGTCGGCCGTCTCGCGATGAAGCGGGCTCTGGTGCAGGAAATGGAGGCCATCGAGTCCCTCGCGCGGGTCAACATTCTCTGCACCGATAAAACCGGCACCATCACGACCGGAAAGCTCCGTATGGCGCGTCTGATCTCGGTAGGCGGCATTCCAGCCGACGAGATCCGGGCCGTCGCCGCCCACATGAACGGCGCCTTCAGCGACACGAACGACACACAGGAGGCGCTGGACGCCTACTTCGGGAGGAAGACAGACTGGACCGTCACGGCCTCCGTGCCCTTCTCCTCCGAGCGGAAATACAAGTCCGTGACCTTTGAGGGCCGCGGCACCTATCTGATGGGCGCACCGGAATACCTCGTGCCGGACCGGAAAGACGTACTCCGCTACATCGACCGCTTTCAGTCCGAAGGCTACCGTGTGCTCGCGCTGGCCCGCAGATCCGGGGACGGCCCCGCCGTCCCTCAGGCGCTCTGCGTGATCTCCGACGTCGTCAAACCCGACGCGAAGGAAGTATTTGACTACTTCGCGAAGGCCGGCGTGGAGGTCAAAGTTCTCTCCGGCGACAATCCGGTCACGGTCTCCGCGGTCGCAGTCAAAGCCGGCGTCCGCGGAGCTTCCCGATACCTCGACGCCAGCACGCTCCCCGACGATCCGGACAAACTGGCGGAGGCCATCCGGGGATACCAGATTTTCGGCCGGGTCCGTCCGGAACAGAAGCAGGCCTTTGTGAAGGCGTGGCAGAAGGAAGGAAACACCGTCGCGATGGTGGGCGACGGCGTGAACGACGTGCTGGCCCTCAAAGACGCCGACTGCGGCATCGCGATGGCGCACGGTTCCGAGGCGGCCAAGCAGGCGGCCCACATCGTGCTGCTGGACTCCGATTTCTCCACGATGAAGGACATTGTGGCCGAAGGAAAGACCATCATCTGCAACATCGAGCGGGTCAGCGCGCTCTACCTCACCAAGACGATCTACGCCTGCCTGCTCAGCATGATCTTCGCAATCCTCACCCGCGCCTATCCGTGGACCACGCTTCAGATGGGGCTGATCAATGTCTGCGGCATCGGCATGCCTTCCTTCCTGCTCACGCTGGAGCAGCACGAAGGCTGGAAGGCGGAGGGATTTCTCCCTCACGTCCTGAAAACCTGCGTCCCCGCCGCTCTCACGATGGTCTTCTCGATCCTGATGGTGCTCTGCCTCGGCACGGCGCTGAACTGGAGCGACGAGCTGATCTCGCTCTTCTATCTGATGGCCGGCGGTTTCGTCGCACTGCTGGTGGTAGGTCAGGTCTCATGGCCCTTCAACTGGTACCGGCGCGGCGTCTTCGGAATCTCCGTCGGCGCGTTCGTACTGGGTCTGATCATCTTCCCCGGCTTCTATGACATCAGCGCGCTCTGGTCTTCTCCATGGGTGATGCTGATCTTCCCGATGGCCTTCGTGATCGTTCTCGTGATCACGCAGCTGAGCCGTCTGACGAAAAAGCTGATGCAGAAGCGGTTCCGTCCCAGAAAAGAGCACCTTGCCGGATAA